The following proteins are encoded in a genomic region of Phycisphaera sp.:
- a CDS encoding imidazole glycerol phosphate synthase cyclase subunit produces MLTSRVIPCLDVRDGRIVKGVRFAGLRDAGDPVERATLYEQQAADEIVILDVSATPEGRATALETVALVRDALSIPLTVGGGVRSVAHALALLGAGADKVAVNSAAVERPALLTEIADRAGAQCVVLAIDAARTVSGWEVVTRSGTHRTGLDALDWARAGMDAGAGEILLTSFDEDGRGVGYDLDLISGVARATKLSIIASGGAAGASHMIDALTAGADAVLAASIFHDGVLTVGQAKDSLRQAGVEVRL; encoded by the coding sequence ATGCTGACCAGCCGTGTCATTCCGTGCCTGGACGTCCGGGACGGCCGCATCGTGAAGGGCGTGCGATTCGCCGGCCTGCGCGACGCGGGCGATCCCGTGGAACGGGCGACGCTCTACGAACAACAGGCCGCCGACGAGATCGTGATCCTCGACGTCTCGGCCACGCCCGAGGGTCGTGCGACCGCCCTGGAGACGGTGGCCTTGGTTCGAGATGCGCTCTCCATCCCACTGACAGTCGGCGGCGGGGTACGAAGCGTTGCGCACGCTCTGGCCTTGCTCGGTGCCGGGGCCGACAAGGTGGCCGTGAACTCCGCCGCCGTTGAGCGACCAGCCCTGTTGACCGAGATCGCCGACAGAGCGGGGGCCCAGTGCGTGGTGCTGGCCATCGATGCGGCGCGGACCGTGTCGGGGTGGGAGGTCGTCACGCGTTCGGGCACGCATCGCACCGGGCTCGACGCATTGGATTGGGCACGCGCAGGCATGGACGCGGGTGCGGGCGAGATCCTGCTCACCAGCTTCGACGAGGACGGCCGAGGCGTGGGCTACGACCTCGACCTGATCTCGGGTGTTGCCCGCGCAACCAAGCTCTCGATCATCGCCTCAGGCGGCGCGGCGGGGGCATCGCACATGATCGATGCCCTCACGGCCGGGGCCGATGCGGTGCTGGCGGCCTCGATCTTCCATGATGGCGTCCTCACCGTGGGCCAGGCCAAAGACTCCCTGCGTCAAGCGGGGGTGGAGGTGCGATTGTGA
- the hisH gene encoding imidazole glycerol phosphate synthase subunit HisH produces MSPPTVTIVMTGVANVASVSAAVRRRGGLVRLATGPAEVESAEFLVLPGVGAFAEGMAALRSLGLIDPIRRRVEADRPTLAICLGMQLLCVSSEESPGVEGLGVIEARVMALANPPRPRFGWNMVSPTPQCRQLTAGYAYYANSFGLRNTPAGWNAATSELGAPFIAGLERGRVVACQFHPELSGTWGAGLISRWMQQEAVPC; encoded by the coding sequence GTGAGCCCCCCCACCGTCACCATCGTGATGACCGGCGTCGCGAATGTCGCCTCGGTCAGCGCCGCCGTGCGCCGCCGCGGGGGGCTTGTTCGTCTGGCGACCGGACCCGCAGAGGTCGAGTCTGCCGAGTTCCTCGTACTCCCCGGCGTTGGCGCGTTCGCCGAGGGCATGGCCGCCTTGCGTTCGCTCGGCCTGATCGACCCCATCCGCCGGCGTGTAGAAGCCGATCGGCCGACGCTGGCCATCTGCCTGGGAATGCAGTTGCTCTGCGTGAGCTCCGAAGAATCCCCGGGCGTCGAAGGCCTGGGCGTCATCGAAGCGCGCGTCATGGCCCTGGCCAATCCGCCCCGGCCGAGATTCGGCTGGAACATGGTTAGTCCAACGCCCCAGTGCCGGCAGCTAACCGCGGGGTACGCGTATTACGCCAATTCCTTCGGCCTGCGGAACACGCCCGCAGGCTGGAACGCCGCCACCTCCGAGCTTGGCGCGCCGTTTATCGCTGGGCTGGAGCGCGGCCGAGTGGTGGCCTGCCAGTTCCACCCCGAGCTCTCGGGGACATGGGGCGCGGGCCTGATCTCGAGATGGATGCAACAGGAGGCCGTGCCATGCTGA
- a CDS encoding DUF3466 family protein codes for MHTRLHNLALAALLTPAVAVAQADPPVYHVTDMAAPLEALFDYEFLTSQSRAINKNGDLIGEVGVEGGLQHSFIFTFEYGLVVLPLLDGAPATQAMDLTDRDENGDIIIVGGSVHGVHDYAIDAAVWRFSTVTGEVIETRNVGNLPGMNEGKLVAVNNNGKAVGYQGQDVHEAATKYDIVTGVLEPLSFPVRATDINNADQIIGDRYQGDLFGGFFELVLPPDCISLTLTGISDDGSLAGRAGRPYSDGAGRTLASWVRLTDAGWLVPDPGSPWDTGFAINNNGDFTIGYGRGWDGGIYIDGQRDEYAINTLLPETIRFRYSTDVAYGINDNLQIAAASNHAVLLTPIGTMIIPGDVNGDVAVNHDDHCAWTANPIDLDGDGRVGPEDEQWLIDRLAVFGYEYRDCNGNGVNDHCDITGGVSNDCNGNDIPDECEPDCDGDGIPDSCESDCNGNGIPDDCDIRSGFSEDCNENGIPDECDDANTVEGRLDYGPGLWLYDGVHFVDSLTVTEVGTIADVDFTIHDDFRIGQTTVRLSHAGVTVTLIDQPGHPASRDGFVNLGYDITLDDEGAGPGIETVGDTCCRFGPIVSPPSYRPHEPLSAFDGLPREGVWTVEFIGGFAQAADPRLYSWSVLVTDQAADPGECCAADFDGDGELTIFDFLAFQNAFDSGCA; via the coding sequence ATGCATACTCGGTTACACAATCTGGCACTCGCAGCCCTGCTCACCCCGGCTGTGGCGGTGGCACAGGCCGACCCGCCGGTGTACCACGTTACAGACATGGCCGCCCCGCTCGAAGCGCTGTTTGATTATGAGTTCCTCACCAGCCAGAGCCGGGCGATCAACAAGAACGGCGACCTGATCGGTGAAGTGGGCGTGGAGGGCGGCCTCCAGCACTCCTTCATCTTCACGTTCGAGTACGGCCTGGTGGTTCTTCCGTTGCTCGACGGTGCGCCCGCGACGCAGGCCATGGACCTGACCGACCGAGACGAGAACGGCGACATCATCATCGTCGGAGGCAGCGTGCATGGCGTGCACGACTACGCGATCGACGCGGCCGTGTGGCGCTTCTCGACCGTCACCGGCGAAGTCATTGAGACGCGGAACGTGGGCAACCTGCCCGGCATGAACGAGGGCAAGCTAGTTGCCGTCAACAACAACGGCAAGGCGGTCGGCTACCAGGGCCAGGACGTGCACGAAGCGGCTACCAAGTACGACATCGTGACCGGTGTGCTCGAGCCATTGAGCTTCCCAGTCCGCGCGACCGACATCAACAACGCCGACCAGATCATCGGAGACCGCTACCAGGGCGATCTCTTTGGGGGCTTCTTTGAGCTGGTCCTCCCGCCAGACTGCATCAGCCTGACGCTGACAGGCATCTCCGACGACGGCTCGCTCGCGGGTCGCGCGGGGCGGCCATACTCTGACGGTGCCGGCCGAACGCTGGCGAGCTGGGTTCGCCTCACCGACGCGGGTTGGCTGGTGCCAGACCCTGGGAGCCCGTGGGACACTGGCTTTGCCATCAACAACAACGGCGACTTCACGATCGGCTACGGCCGCGGCTGGGACGGCGGCATTTACATCGATGGTCAGCGCGACGAGTATGCGATCAACACCCTTCTGCCGGAGACGATCCGGTTCCGCTACTCGACCGACGTCGCGTACGGCATCAACGACAACTTGCAGATCGCAGCTGCCTCTAACCACGCGGTCCTGCTCACGCCTATCGGGACCATGATCATCCCCGGCGACGTCAACGGCGACGTGGCCGTGAACCACGACGACCACTGCGCGTGGACCGCCAACCCCATCGACCTGGACGGCGACGGCCGGGTAGGCCCCGAGGACGAGCAGTGGCTGATCGATCGCCTGGCAGTCTTCGGATACGAGTACCGCGACTGCAACGGCAACGGCGTGAACGACCACTGCGACATCACCGGCGGCGTCAGCAACGACTGCAACGGCAACGACATCCCCGACGAGTGCGAGCCGGACTGCGACGGCGATGGCATCCCCGATTCCTGCGAGTCGGACTGCAATGGCAACGGCATCCCCGACGACTGTGACATCCGCAGCGGATTCAGCGAGGATTGCAACGAGAACGGCATCCCCGACGAGTGCGACGACGCGAACACCGTGGAAGGCCGCCTCGACTACGGCCCGGGCCTGTGGCTGTACGACGGCGTCCACTTCGTCGACTCGCTGACCGTCACCGAGGTGGGCACGATCGCCGACGTCGACTTCACGATCCACGACGACTTCCGGATCGGGCAGACCACGGTGCGCCTCTCGCACGCAGGCGTCACAGTCACGCTGATCGACCAGCCCGGGCACCCGGCCAGCCGCGACGGCTTCGTCAACCTCGGCTACGACATCACCCTCGACGACGAGGGCGCGGGCCCGGGCATCGAGACGGTGGGTGACACGTGCTGCCGCTTCGGCCCCATCGTCTCACCGCCCTCGTACCGGCCGCACGAGCCGCTGAGCGCCTTCGACGGCCTACCGCGCGAGGGCGTTTGGACCGTCGAGTTCATCGGCGGCTTCGCGCAGGCCGCCGACCCGAGGCTCTATTCTTGGAGCGTGCTCGTCACCGACCAGGCCGCCGATCCGGGCGAGTGCTGTGCTGCGGACTTCGACGGCGATGGCGAGCTAACCATCTTCGACTTCCTGGCGTTCCAGAACGCCTTCGACTCTGGATGCGCGTAG
- a CDS encoding pyroglutamyl-peptidase I — MAKPRVLVTGFMPFGGSNDNPSKVVAERLAADPPSGINLFTGLLPVTWSGSWPTLRGLLDQHRPSLVLLMGQSGKRPRVTVERFALNFGQGRIPDNDGVSRGPSPLVDGAPLALAASIDVDATVEAMQDADAPAGSSHEAGTFLCNAVLFHALLHAAPGQRAGFIHVPMLPSQSGAGDHEPTLNAETSERSVRAAIASAVG, encoded by the coding sequence ATGGCCAAACCCCGTGTGCTCGTAACCGGCTTCATGCCCTTCGGCGGAAGCAACGACAACCCATCAAAGGTGGTGGCCGAGCGATTGGCCGCCGATCCCCCGTCGGGCATCAACCTGTTCACGGGGCTCCTTCCGGTCACTTGGTCGGGAAGCTGGCCAACGCTCCGCGGCCTCTTAGACCAGCACCGCCCCAGCCTCGTCCTGCTCATGGGCCAGAGCGGTAAGCGACCCCGTGTGACCGTGGAACGGTTCGCGCTCAATTTTGGCCAGGGCCGCATCCCCGACAACGACGGCGTGTCACGCGGGCCTTCGCCGCTCGTCGACGGGGCACCGCTCGCTCTCGCAGCGAGCATCGACGTCGACGCGACGGTGGAAGCAATGCAGGATGCAGATGCACCGGCGGGGTCCAGCCACGAGGCGGGCACGTTCTTGTGCAACGCCGTTCTCTTCCACGCCCTGCTGCACGCGGCTCCAGGCCAGCGGGCCGGTTTCATTCACGTGCCGATGCTGCCCAGCCAGAGCGGTGCGGGCGACCACGAGCCCACGCTCAACGCGGAGACCAGCGAACGATCCGTACGGGCCGCGATCGCGTCTGCCGTTGGGTAG
- a CDS encoding BatA and WFA domain-containing protein has protein sequence MGLVTLLAPWAALFAAGLTVPPIIAFYLLKLRRRPVRVGSVMFWERAVRDAQGNTPWRMVRPHTQLLLQLLGLALLLLAFGRPAIPSELGGRVMLVLDRSASMNSTDGPAGITRFEQARERLRELASDLASANNTRVMVVALGSEALPLTPWTSDRSVLLGAIDAAEPTDEEGSANALAGLVRLAAAGDDAADVAGTEMEPPSLMGLTVVLASDGGLAPPSEPLAANIELRLEPVGGAIEDPPGNAGIVAIAAQRSYEDPAMVRVFARVLATGEMRRDLPVRLALDGQVIAEGIAKLSSTDDTDGPIEATVGLSTVTVDGGVLSVLLPGQDVLSADDSASLWLRPAGRPRVLQVIPETEIVDPDRPGPVLLIAAVLEAMDLGTLRIVRLSRYEQLAAAGDLPFDAIVFDRVSPSVPPRVPSLHFGPPPPAPDGTAWPTADPGTLPGTRVIAWRRTHPVMRDLTLGQLSVAEPIIAADLQDGGGAMQHTILASGERAPLIIGFEDQQQRRIWVGFEPAMSNWPKLVSFPLFIAEAIDYLSMRGARDAADSIRAGDLATPMLAQARSTIRLIGQNGDFELSASSPTTRPAIGPIERAGVYLLEEASTGDQRAVAVNVTSELESEASVRPELPSGFGGLVGGFSRDARSGGEQELWPWFLLAGLVVLTLEWFLSARTLGR, from the coding sequence ATGGGACTCGTGACCCTTCTCGCGCCCTGGGCCGCGCTTTTCGCCGCGGGGCTGACCGTGCCGCCCATCATCGCGTTCTACTTATTAAAACTCCGCCGCCGCCCGGTGCGCGTGGGCAGCGTGATGTTCTGGGAGCGGGCCGTCCGCGATGCGCAGGGCAACACGCCCTGGCGCATGGTGCGGCCGCACACCCAGCTGCTCCTGCAACTGCTCGGCCTGGCGCTCCTGCTCCTGGCCTTCGGCCGCCCCGCGATCCCCAGCGAGCTGGGCGGCCGCGTCATGCTCGTGCTCGACCGCTCGGCCTCGATGAACTCGACCGATGGCCCCGCGGGCATCACACGATTCGAGCAGGCACGCGAACGGCTGCGCGAGCTCGCGTCCGATCTCGCCTCGGCGAACAACACGCGCGTCATGGTGGTCGCGCTCGGGTCCGAGGCGCTCCCCCTGACACCGTGGACGAGCGACCGATCCGTTCTACTTGGCGCCATCGATGCCGCCGAGCCAACCGATGAGGAAGGCTCGGCCAACGCGCTCGCCGGGCTCGTCCGGCTCGCGGCGGCCGGTGACGACGCAGCGGACGTAGCAGGTACCGAGATGGAACCGCCGTCGCTTATGGGCCTGACGGTCGTCCTGGCTTCCGACGGCGGGCTTGCTCCGCCGAGCGAACCGCTTGCAGCCAACATCGAACTCCGCCTCGAACCGGTTGGGGGCGCGATCGAAGACCCGCCGGGGAACGCCGGCATCGTGGCCATCGCCGCCCAGCGGTCGTACGAGGACCCCGCGATGGTCCGCGTCTTTGCCCGCGTGCTCGCGACGGGCGAGATGCGCCGCGATTTGCCCGTGCGCCTGGCCTTGGATGGCCAGGTTATCGCCGAGGGAATCGCGAAGCTCTCATCAACGGACGATACCGATGGCCCGATAGAAGCAACCGTCGGGCTATCCACGGTGACCGTTGACGGGGGCGTTCTCAGCGTGCTCTTGCCCGGTCAGGACGTTCTATCCGCCGATGATTCCGCCTCGCTCTGGCTCCGGCCGGCCGGCCGCCCGCGCGTGCTCCAGGTGATCCCCGAGACCGAGATCGTCGATCCCGATCGCCCGGGTCCGGTGCTGCTCATCGCCGCCGTGCTGGAAGCGATGGACCTGGGCACCCTGCGGATCGTGCGACTCAGCCGCTACGAGCAACTCGCCGCCGCGGGCGACCTGCCCTTCGATGCGATCGTGTTCGATCGTGTCAGCCCCAGCGTCCCGCCGCGCGTGCCCAGCTTGCACTTCGGGCCGCCACCACCGGCACCCGACGGAACAGCATGGCCCACCGCCGATCCCGGCACCCTCCCAGGAACAAGAGTCATTGCCTGGCGTCGCACGCACCCGGTCATGCGTGATCTCACGCTCGGCCAGCTCTCGGTTGCCGAACCAATCATTGCCGCCGACCTCCAGGATGGCGGGGGAGCGATGCAACACACCATCCTGGCCAGCGGCGAGCGAGCGCCGCTCATCATCGGGTTCGAGGACCAGCAACAGCGACGGATCTGGGTTGGTTTCGAGCCGGCGATGAGCAACTGGCCCAAGCTGGTGAGTTTTCCGCTCTTCATCGCCGAGGCCATCGATTACCTCTCGATGCGCGGCGCGCGGGACGCGGCCGACAGCATCCGAGCGGGTGATCTCGCGACGCCCATGCTCGCACAGGCGCGTAGCACGATCCGCCTGATCGGCCAGAATGGTGATTTCGAGCTTTCCGCTTCGTCACCAACGACCCGTCCTGCCATCGGACCGATCGAACGCGCGGGCGTCTACCTGCTCGAGGAGGCCTCAACCGGTGACCAGCGTGCCGTCGCCGTCAATGTGACGAGCGAACTCGAGAGCGAGGCGAGCGTGCGACCCGAGCTACCGTCTGGATTTGGTGGGCTCGTGGGTGGCTTCTCACGCGACGCCCGGTCTGGCGGCGAGCAGGAACTCTGGCCTTGGTTCCTTCTGGCGGGGCTTGTGGTACTGACGCTCGAGTGGTTCCTTTCGGCAAGGACCCTGGGGCGCTAG
- the hisE gene encoding phosphoribosyl-ATP diphosphatase: MIIPSVDIRAGHAVQLIGGAEQALDAGDPRPIAGRFGLVGEVAVIDLDAAMGTGSNSDAIADIVRRSPCRVGGGIRDAAAAVRWLDAGARQVILGTAARPEILRELPRERVIAAVDARDGEVVSHGWTQRTGHTIEARIEALREYVGGFLITFVEHEGRMGGVSPETLARVADLVTLAAPARVTVAGGVRTPADIAALDRLGADVQVGMALYTGAFGLAEGFCAPLRSDRPDGLWPTVVCDPGGRTLGLVYSNLESVRAAIEQERGIYYSRSRGGLWTKGEASGHTQDLLGIAADCDRDALRFTVRQHGPGFCHTGTRTCFGDASGLAALDQTLAQRLQSPPPDSYTARLLGDRRLLAAKLAEEAAELADARDPGHAAHEAADLLYFAMVAARAQGASLETIEGELDARSQRVTRRPGHAKPAR; encoded by the coding sequence GTGATCATCCCTTCGGTCGATATCCGGGCGGGCCACGCGGTCCAGCTCATCGGCGGGGCCGAACAGGCACTCGACGCGGGCGACCCACGCCCGATCGCCGGGCGGTTCGGGCTCGTGGGCGAGGTCGCGGTGATCGACCTCGACGCCGCGATGGGAACCGGCAGCAACTCGGACGCCATCGCCGACATCGTGCGCCGCAGCCCCTGCCGTGTGGGCGGCGGCATCCGCGACGCGGCTGCTGCGGTGCGTTGGCTCGACGCGGGTGCGCGCCAGGTCATCCTCGGGACGGCCGCCCGGCCCGAGATCCTGCGCGAGCTTCCCCGCGAGCGCGTGATCGCCGCGGTAGACGCGCGGGATGGCGAGGTTGTCAGCCACGGCTGGACCCAACGGACTGGCCACACCATCGAGGCTCGCATCGAGGCCCTGCGCGAGTATGTTGGCGGTTTTCTGATCACGTTCGTCGAGCACGAGGGTCGGATGGGCGGAGTCTCGCCGGAAACCCTGGCTCGCGTCGCGGATCTGGTCACCCTCGCCGCCCCCGCGCGCGTCACTGTCGCCGGCGGTGTGCGCACGCCCGCCGACATCGCCGCGCTCGACCGGCTGGGTGCCGATGTGCAGGTGGGAATGGCGCTCTATACGGGCGCGTTCGGGCTTGCCGAGGGCTTCTGCGCCCCGCTGCGGAGCGATCGGCCCGATGGGCTGTGGCCCACGGTAGTGTGCGATCCGGGTGGTCGCACGCTCGGGCTGGTGTACTCGAATCTCGAGTCGGTTCGGGCCGCCATCGAGCAAGAACGCGGCATCTACTACTCTCGCTCGCGCGGCGGGCTCTGGACCAAGGGCGAGGCCTCGGGCCACACCCAGGACCTGCTGGGTATTGCTGCCGATTGCGACCGCGACGCCCTGCGGTTCACCGTGCGCCAGCACGGGCCGGGCTTCTGCCACACCGGGACACGCACCTGCTTCGGCGATGCTTCGGGCCTTGCCGCTCTGGATCAGACCCTCGCCCAGCGCCTGCAATCCCCACCGCCGGACTCGTACACGGCACGGCTGCTGGGCGATCGCCGCTTGCTCGCGGCCAAGCTCGCCGAGGAGGCCGCCGAGCTTGCCGACGCTCGCGATCCCGGCCACGCCGCCCATGAGGCTGCCGATTTATTGTACTTCGCCATGGTGGCTGCTCGGGCGCAAGGTGCGTCACTCGAGACCATCGAAGGCGAACTCGACGCCCGATCCCAACGCGTGACCCGCCGGCCGGGCCACGCCAAGCCCGCGAGATAG
- a CDS encoding SDR family oxidoreductase has protein sequence MPDRPHHLHDSKRLLITGVAGFLGRHLACVAHDAGYEITGVLRFTPECSTPNMTDFVRADLAEPRAAQDAIDRLSPDAIIHCAANARTNECERFPEAAQRDNVLATELLALACEGIPLVVCSTDLVFDGHRPGGMYREDDEPHPINAYGRSKLAMERRLREMGSNAVIARLPLLFGPPAAEGASGCFLSAWVEHLRKREDLVLFTDEWRTPLSARDAARGLLACLERGEPGEVYHVPGGERVDRLELGRRFARFAAEPLRFDAGLMRPGVQADVPMAAPRARDVSLDGARAASTLGFEPGTLDEELEWTAGVMADRL, from the coding sequence ATGCCCGACCGACCCCACCACCTTCATGACTCTAAACGCCTGCTCATCACAGGCGTCGCCGGCTTCCTCGGCCGGCACCTCGCGTGCGTGGCGCACGATGCGGGCTACGAGATCACGGGTGTGCTGCGTTTTACGCCAGAGTGTTCCACGCCGAACATGACCGACTTTGTGCGCGCGGATCTGGCCGAGCCGCGGGCGGCTCAGGATGCCATCGATCGGCTCTCGCCCGACGCGATCATCCACTGCGCCGCCAACGCCCGAACGAACGAGTGTGAGCGTTTCCCCGAAGCCGCCCAGCGTGACAACGTGCTGGCGACGGAGTTGCTCGCGCTCGCGTGCGAGGGCATCCCGCTGGTGGTGTGCTCGACCGACCTCGTGTTCGATGGCCATAGGCCCGGTGGCATGTATCGCGAAGATGATGAGCCCCACCCGATTAACGCATACGGGCGCAGCAAGCTGGCGATGGAACGGCGGCTCCGCGAGATGGGATCGAACGCCGTTATCGCACGGCTGCCGTTGCTGTTTGGCCCCCCCGCTGCCGAGGGCGCGTCTGGATGCTTCCTATCGGCGTGGGTCGAGCACTTGCGCAAGCGTGAGGACTTGGTGCTTTTCACCGACGAATGGCGCACGCCCCTGAGCGCACGGGATGCGGCTCGCGGCTTGCTGGCCTGCTTGGAGCGGGGCGAACCGGGTGAGGTGTACCACGTGCCTGGAGGCGAGCGGGTCGATCGGCTGGAACTGGGGCGGCGGTTTGCCCGGTTCGCGGCCGAGCCGCTGCGTTTCGATGCGGGCCTGATGAGGCCGGGTGTGCAGGCCGACGTGCCAATGGCCGCGCCCCGAGCCAGGGATGTTTCGCTCGATGGTGCGCGCGCAGCGAGCACCCTGGGATTTGAACCCGGGACGCTCGACGAGGAATTGGAGTGGACGGCCGGCGTGATGGCCGACCGGTTGTGA
- the hisD gene encoding histidinol dehydrogenase: METTTRLLPLKHARDIARRRGALDPDVLIRATEIVSDVRRDGEPAVRRYAQRFDGVAPDAPLLLGPEPLQRALAGLDAETRGVLDRTAERVMTFARAQRATTTDLDTSITGGRAGHTLVPIEAAGCYAPAGRYPLPSSVLMTAVTARAAGCERVVVASPSTDPLMLAAAGVSGADAYLPLGGAHAVAALAYGFAGFDPVDIIAGPGNAWVTAAKHAVSADVAIDMLAGPSELLVIADESADPELIAADLLAQAEHDPDASAMLVTTDRSMPDAVEAALDRQLRALPTRDTALLALANGFTCVVGSLDEARDAADTIAAEHVEVLVRDAEAFAAGMRHGGAVFLGPHSAEVFGDYGAGPNHTLPTGGTARSSAGLSVLTFLRARTWLSLEDPGALAPDATAMARLEGLEAHARAAERRA, encoded by the coding sequence ATGGAAACCACCACACGACTGCTGCCACTCAAGCACGCCCGGGACATCGCGCGCCGTCGCGGCGCGCTGGATCCCGATGTCCTGATCCGCGCCACCGAGATCGTGAGCGATGTGCGCCGCGATGGCGAGCCGGCCGTCCGGCGGTACGCCCAACGGTTTGATGGCGTCGCGCCCGACGCTCCCCTGCTGCTGGGGCCCGAACCGCTGCAGCGGGCGCTGGCGGGGCTCGACGCCGAAACTCGCGGCGTGCTGGACCGCACCGCCGAGCGCGTCATGACCTTCGCCCGAGCCCAGCGCGCGACCACCACCGATCTGGACACATCTATCACCGGCGGCCGCGCGGGGCACACGCTGGTACCGATCGAAGCGGCGGGGTGCTACGCGCCGGCGGGGCGGTACCCGCTGCCATCCTCGGTGCTGATGACGGCGGTCACGGCCCGCGCAGCCGGGTGCGAGCGCGTTGTCGTCGCCTCGCCCTCGACCGACCCGCTCATGCTCGCCGCGGCGGGCGTGTCGGGCGCCGACGCCTATCTGCCGCTGGGCGGGGCCCACGCCGTCGCCGCCCTGGCCTACGGCTTTGCCGGTTTCGATCCGGTAGACATCATCGCCGGACCCGGCAATGCCTGGGTCACCGCGGCCAAGCACGCCGTCAGCGCCGACGTGGCCATCGACATGCTGGCCGGGCCATCGGAACTCCTGGTCATCGCCGACGAGTCGGCGGATCCCGAGCTCATCGCCGCGGACCTGCTGGCCCAGGCCGAGCACGATCCCGACGCGTCGGCCATGCTCGTGACCACGGATCGATCGATGCCCGACGCCGTGGAGGCCGCGCTCGATCGCCAGCTCAGGGCGCTGCCGACCCGCGACACCGCCCTGCTAGCACTAGCCAATGGATTTACGTGCGTCGTGGGAAGCCTTGACGAGGCTCGAGACGCGGCCGACACGATCGCCGCCGAGCACGTTGAGGTCCTTGTGCGCGATGCGGAGGCCTTCGCCGCCGGAATGCGCCATGGCGGAGCGGTATTCCTTGGCCCGCACAGCGCCGAGGTGTTCGGCGATTACGGCGCCGGCCCCAACCACACGCTGCCCACCGGCGGTACCGCCCGGTCGAGCGCGGGCCTCTCCGTGCTCACATTCCTGCGGGCCCGCACGTGGCTCAGCCTGGAAGACCCCGGCGCGCTGGCTCCCGACGCCACGGCGATGGCGCGGCTCGAGGGGCTCGAGGCCCACGCCCGCGCGGCCGAACGGCGTGCCTGA
- a CDS encoding RlmE family RNA methyltransferase, whose protein sequence is MSPRPSRSTRPRRVLHDEYFKKAKAEGYLARSAYKLLEIQERRGILKPGMAVLDLGCAPGSWLQVAAEIVGEDGLVAGVDLSDVRHPMPPCVVTMRGDMTKLPAQTLLEPVVAMRGHDPDKPALYDAVISDMAPNTSGAGDHYRSVRLCEAILEILPGVLRPGGALVYKVFEGEVYPDLVKRTHDMFAWCRGLKPRATREVSTEMYVMATGYEPALKQVTRPKGVAPPAPEPGKGWGGGWDS, encoded by the coding sequence ATGTCCCCCCGCCCCTCCCGCTCGACCCGCCCAAGACGCGTCCTCCACGATGAGTACTTCAAGAAGGCCAAGGCCGAGGGATACCTCGCCCGCTCGGCGTACAAGCTGCTGGAGATCCAGGAGCGGCGGGGCATCCTCAAGCCCGGCATGGCCGTGCTCGACCTGGGGTGCGCCCCGGGGAGCTGGCTGCAGGTGGCCGCCGAGATTGTCGGTGAGGACGGGCTGGTCGCCGGCGTCGACCTGAGCGACGTGCGGCACCCGATGCCGCCCTGCGTGGTCACGATGCGCGGCGACATGACCAAGCTGCCCGCCCAGACGCTGCTCGAGCCCGTGGTGGCGATGCGGGGCCATGATCCGGACAAGCCCGCGCTCTACGACGCGGTCATCAGCGACATGGCCCCCAACACCAGCGGCGCGGGCGACCACTACCGGTCGGTCCGCCTGTGCGAGGCCATCCTCGAGATCCTGCCCGGCGTGCTGCGGCCGGGCGGGGCACTCGTGTACAAGGTGTTCGAGGGCGAGGTGTACCCCGACCTGGTGAAGCGGACGCACGACATGTTCGCGTGGTGCCGGGGCCTCAAGCCCCGGGCGACGCGCGAGGTCTCGACCGAGATGTACGTGATGGCGACGGGCTACGAGCCGGCGCTCAAGCAGGTGACGCGGCCCAAGGGTGTGGCGCCGCCCGCACCAGAGCCGGGCAAGGGATGGGGTGGGGGATGGGACTCGTGA